From Lolium perenne isolate Kyuss_39 chromosome 5, Kyuss_2.0, whole genome shotgun sequence, a single genomic window includes:
- the LOC139831749 gene encoding protein MAIN-LIKE 2-like has translation MEPLQTRTPKKNWMIHPQWEDRLKWAGLLPFARLVEARDHISRLNYDAALITCLVDRWRPETHTFHFRWGEMAPTLQDVSMLLGLPLAGEPIGPLEETVGWMHSMDARFQGVRADVGPMTFEAHGPRQAWLHEFQIEQFGFPDVPMTAVQITRSLEAYLMWLLGKTMFTDNHGNTISARYIPIAQEIAEATEAEHIIREEAGVLRS, from the exons ATGGAGCCACTGCAGACCCGTACTCCAAAGAAGAACTGGATGATACACCCTCAATGGGAAGACAG GTTGAAGTGGGCAGGACTACTACCTTTCGCTCGATTAGTGGAGGCCCGAGATCACATTTCGCGCCTGAACTACGATGCTGCTTTGATCACCTGCTTAGTGGATCGATGGAGGCCCGAGACCCACACGTTCCACTTTCGCTGGGGTGAGATGGCGCCTACTCTACAGGACGTGTCTATGTTGCTGGGCCTTCCGTTGGCAGGTGAGCCCATAGGCCCATTGGAGGAAACCGTGGGCTGGATGCACAGCATGGATGCACGTTTCCAGGGTGTTCGTGCAGACGTTGGGCCTATGACTTTTGAGGCTCACGGGCCTCGCCAGGCATGGCTACACGAGTTCCAG ATCGAGCAGTTCGGATTCCCAGATGTACCGATGACTGCGGTTCAGATCACTCGCAGCTTGGAGGCGTACCTCATGTGGCTACTCGGGAAGACGATGTTCACGGACAATCACGGGAATACGATCAGTGCGCGGTACATCCCTATAGCTCAGGAGATAGCAGAGGCCACCGAAGCAGAGCACATCATTCGAGAGGAGGCTGGGGTTCTGCGGTCTTAG
- the LOC127301977 gene encoding uncharacterized protein, which translates to MDPDGDGSFHRKEAISAVQDVDQYYGDDDDYDDLYNDVNVGDGFLHATQPPPPQPPALPPKQHQPPPHQTPPPQQQLPSPSLPLPPPPPMGGQPDKPHIPGVQPVPAPAMDRPNPGHLPPPPQPPLAAQPPHHHQIQTGGDGFHRQGGGPNYGGGPIVVGNGGGGDGPGATTLFVGDLHWWTTDADLEAELVKYGHVKEVRFFDEKASGKSKGYCQVDFFDPGAAAACKEGMNGHLFNGRPCVVAFASPNTVRRMGEAQMKNHQPMGQQNSGIQKGGRGGGGPPGGPVGPQVGGNYGGGGRGGGGAGGGGGGGAGGGNWGGRGGGMGGRGPGGNMRNRMGPVGGRGIMGNGGMVAPPPPMMHPGGMMGQGFDPTGYGAAMGRMGGGFGGFPGGPGGSPFPGLMQPFPPVVAPHVNPAFFGRGGGMGAGGVGMWPDPSMGGWGGGGGGEEQSSYGDDAASDQHYGEGGSHGKERPSEREWSGAPERRREREKDLPPPPELPERRHRDERDMGRERERERDRGDRDRERDRDRERDRGDRERHRDDRDRHGDYHRHRDRESDRNEDWDRGRSSGRRSRSREVDHSKRRRMSHE; encoded by the coding sequence atggaTCCCGACGGGGACGGCTCCTTCCACCGGAAGGAGGCCATCTCCGCCGTCCAGGACGTCGACCAGTactacggcgacgacgacgactacgacgaCCTCTACAACGACGTCAACGTCGGGGACGGCTTCCTCCACGCCacccagccgccgccgccccagcCACCCGCGCTGCCTCCCAAGCAGCACCAGCCCCCTCCGCACCAGACTCCTCCTCCGCAGCAGCAGCTACCCTCGCCTTCGCTCCCGCTGCCCCCGCCTCCACCCATGGGGGGGCAGCCGGACAAGCCACACATCCCGGGCGTCCAACCAGTCCCCGCCCCCGCCATGGACCGGCCCAACCCGGGCcacctcccgccgccgccccagccTCCCCTCGCCGCGCAGCCGCCTCACCACCACCAGATCCAGACGGGCGGGGACGGCTTCCACCGCCAGGGCGGCGGACCCAACTACGGGGGCGGCCCGATCGTGGTCGGCAACGGCGGGGGCGGCGACGGCCCCGGCGCCACCACGCTCTTCGTCGGGGACCTCCACTGGTGGACCACGGACGCGGATCTGGAGGCCGAGCTCGTCAAGTACGGCCACGTCAAGGAGGTCAGGTTCTTCGACGAGAAGGCCAGCGGCAAGTCCAAGGGCTACTGCCAAGTCGACTTCTTTGaccccggcgccgccgccgcctgcaagGAGGGCATGAACGGCCACCTCTTCAACGGCCGCCCCTGCGTCGTGGCCTTTGCTTCGCCCAACACCGTGCGCCGCATGGGTGAGGCTCAGATGAAGAACCACCAGCCCATGGGCCAGCAGAATTCTGGCATTCAGAAGGGTGGCCGAGGTGGTGGTGGTCCGCCTGGAGGCCCTGTTGGGCCTCAGGTTGGAGGAAATTATGGAGGAGGCGGCCGGGGAGGCGGAGGAGCtggaggtggaggtgggggtggagCAGGTGGTGGGAATTGGGGTGGGAGAGGTGGGGGGATGGGGGGTAGAGGTCCAGGTGGGAATATGAGGAATCGGATGGGTCCGGTCGGTGGCCGAGGAATCATGGGAAACGGAGGGATGgttgctccgccgccaccaatgATGCATCCCGGCGGGATGATGGGGCAGGGTTTTGATCCAACTGGATATGGTGCAGCTATGGGAAGGATGGGTGGTGGGTTCGGCGGATTTCCTGGCGGGCCTGGCGGTTCACCGTTCCCAGGACTGATGCAGCCATTCCCACCTGTGGTCGCTCCTCATGTGAACCCAGCCTTCTTTGGAAGAGGAGGTGGTATGGGTGCTGGTGGGGTTGGGATGTGGCCAGACCCAAGCATGGGTGgctggggtggaggaggaggaggagaggagcaatcAAGCTATGGGGATGATGCAGCATCTGATCAACACTATGGAGAAGGTGGGAGTCATGGTAAAGAGAGGCCGTCAGAGCGGGAATGGTCTGGGGCACCTGAAAGGAGGCGCGAGAGGGAGAAGGATTTGCCCCCACCACCAGAATTGCCAGAGAGAAGGCACCGTGATGAAAGGGATATGGGTCGTGAGAGGGAAAGAGAGAGGGACAGAGGTGATAGGGATAGGGAAAGAGATCGGGACAGGGAGAGGGACAGAGGAGATAGGGAGAGGCACAGGGATGACAGAGATCGCCATGGTGATTATCACAGACACAGGGACCGTGAGTCCGATCGTAATGAAGACTGGGATAGGGGAAGGTCATCTGGGAGACGAAGCAGGTCAAGGGAGGTTGATCACTCAAAGCGGCGACGAATGTCGCACGAGTGA